One Kosmotoga arenicorallina S304 genomic window carries:
- a CDS encoding bifunctional nuclease family protein: MLKVKLRGLALDQANSPVVILEVDNLNRGLGIWIGPFEAESLALAVSGKEYPRPLTYDLFINTIKAAKAVFQKAVIHSVKDNIYYATLYISDASGEEKEIDARPSDCLVLAVKYGFPVFVEEEVFESSAIDLSKIPTDYSETGPEEKEQSEEEFKRFLNSINIEDIKKYLEKKKGTEDE; encoded by the coding sequence ATGCTTAAAGTGAAATTGAGGGGACTTGCCCTTGATCAAGCGAATTCTCCAGTTGTGATACTGGAAGTGGACAATTTGAACAGAGGCCTCGGGATATGGATAGGCCCTTTTGAAGCTGAATCACTGGCTCTGGCGGTAAGTGGCAAAGAATATCCTCGACCGCTTACATATGATCTTTTCATCAATACAATAAAAGCTGCAAAAGCTGTTTTTCAAAAAGCGGTAATCCATTCCGTTAAAGACAACATATACTACGCCACCCTTTATATATCAGATGCGAGCGGTGAAGAAAAAGAAATAGATGCAAGGCCATCAGATTGCCTTGTTCTGGCTGTTAAATACGGTTTTCCGGTGTTTGTTGAAGAAGAGGTGTTTGAAAGCAGCGCCATCGATCTTAGTAAAATCCCCACGGACTATTCTGAAACGGGACCGGAAGAGAAAGAACAGTCAGAAGAAGAGTTTAAAAGGTTTCTAAACAGTATAAACATTGAAGATATAAAAAAATATCTGGAAAAAAAGAAAGGAACAGAAGACGAATAA
- a CDS encoding PHP domain-containing protein: MLIDLHVHSTYSDGTKSVDEILNIMKGKNIRLFSITDHDNLKAQKEAINLAMKNGLNYIPGVEISCKFSGGTMDILGYNIDCDMEDLNEFLNKLVEHRNKRNVLIIRKLNELGLDINMEEVINESGGTVIGRPHISRALLRKGYVKSIQDAFEMYIGKGKIAYVSKNKHEPEEVIFHIKKAGGIAVLAHPLSLNLEYGSLERKVGELVDAGLQGIEVFYKAYSDEEQEKLLAIAKKFHLLVTGGSDYHGDNKPDIEPGTEIQEEFLKDFLEELSLQRLLSQS; this comes from the coding sequence ATGTTAATCGATTTGCATGTACATTCCACATATTCTGATGGCACTAAAAGCGTTGATGAAATTCTTAATATCATGAAAGGGAAAAACATAAGGCTCTTTTCGATCACAGACCATGACAACCTGAAAGCACAGAAGGAAGCCATAAATCTTGCCATGAAGAATGGGCTTAACTATATCCCGGGTGTTGAAATCAGCTGTAAGTTTTCAGGTGGAACAATGGATATACTCGGTTACAATATTGATTGCGATATGGAAGATTTGAATGAATTTCTCAATAAGCTTGTTGAACACAGAAATAAACGCAATGTGCTCATCATTAGAAAGCTTAACGAGCTTGGGTTGGATATAAACATGGAAGAAGTCATTAACGAATCTGGCGGCACAGTGATAGGGCGGCCTCATATATCAAGAGCTCTTTTGAGAAAAGGTTACGTTAAGAGCATTCAAGATGCCTTTGAAATGTATATAGGAAAAGGAAAAATAGCCTATGTGAGTAAAAACAAGCATGAACCAGAAGAAGTGATATTTCATATCAAAAAGGCTGGAGGCATTGCAGTTCTTGCCCATCCCCTTTCTTTGAACCTTGAGTATGGATCGCTTGAAAGAAAGGTGGGAGAACTCGTTGATGCGGGCCTTCAAGGCATCGAGGTCTTTTATAAAGCATACAGCGATGAAGAGCAGGAGAAATTGCTGGCAATCGCAAAAAAATTTCACCTGCTGGTAACAGGTGGAAGCGATTATCACGGTGACAATAAGCCGGATATCGAACCCGGTACGGAAATCCAGGAAGAATTCTTAAAGGATTTTCTCGAAGAGCTCAGCCTCCAGAGACTGCTCTCACAATCCTGA
- the rpmI gene encoding 50S ribosomal protein L35: MGKAKMKTHKATAKRFKITGSGKVMRQHSGRNHNTGKKSESNRRDARKWEELSKGMSKKIKKSLGI; this comes from the coding sequence ATGGGAAAGGCTAAAATGAAGACACACAAAGCTACTGCAAAGCGCTTCAAGATAACAGGAAGCGGAAAAGTGATGAGACAGCATTCAGGCAGGAACCATAATACTGGTAAAAAAAGCGAAAGCAACCGCAGAGACGCAAGAAAATGGGAAGAGCTTTCCAAGGGAATGTCCAAAAAAATCAAGAAGAGTCTTGGAATATAA
- a CDS encoding serine/threonine-protein kinase — MDDTIYNGGISIRLPLKTGTILKKQYEIVTSLGFGGFGITYLALDKANDNREVAIKELFPKNSVREGNCVVFSEDAEKSFSRISEFIDEAKMMTSVKNERIVEVLDYFTENGTAYYVMEFIDGKTLRDFIKKHGPLDSKQAIHLIKEIALGLKAIHDRGILHGDLKPSNVMMNNKGIKIMDFGAASLKNTIYATKHGKVISWGYSAPERFTNSTIITPQSDIYSLGCILFFMVSGEDPIPALERRKGTRLSIPPVKFKLRRIIKKAMALEPFQRYPTVDNFLKALDSFI, encoded by the coding sequence ATGGATGATACCATTTATAACGGAGGGATTTCAATCAGGCTACCATTAAAAACCGGAACCATATTGAAGAAACAATATGAAATTGTTACAAGCCTCGGCTTTGGAGGTTTCGGTATAACTTATCTTGCGCTCGATAAAGCAAACGACAATCGCGAAGTTGCTATAAAGGAACTCTTCCCAAAAAACTCAGTCCGGGAGGGGAATTGCGTCGTATTCTCAGAAGATGCCGAAAAGAGCTTTAGCCGTATATCAGAATTCATTGATGAAGCAAAGATGATGACCTCGGTAAAAAATGAAAGAATCGTAGAGGTCCTTGATTATTTCACTGAAAACGGAACTGCTTATTATGTTATGGAATTCATCGACGGAAAGACATTAAGGGATTTTATTAAAAAGCACGGGCCTCTGGATTCAAAACAGGCTATTCATCTGATTAAAGAAATTGCCCTCGGGCTGAAAGCGATTCATGATAGGGGCATTTTGCACGGGGATTTGAAACCTTCAAATGTAATGATGAACAACAAAGGGATAAAAATCATGGATTTTGGAGCAGCAAGCCTTAAAAATACCATTTACGCTACAAAACACGGAAAGGTTATCTCATGGGGCTATTCAGCTCCTGAGCGCTTTACAAATAGCACCATTATTACTCCACAATCGGATATCTATTCTCTGGGATGCATCCTCTTTTTCATGGTTAGCGGGGAAGATCCAATTCCAGCACTGGAAAGAAGAAAAGGAACACGATTGTCGATCCCGCCAGTGAAGTTTAAGTTAAGAAGGATAATAAAAAAAGCAATGGCGTTGGAGCCTTTCCAGCGCTACCCAACTGTTGATAACTTCTTGAAAGCATTAGACTCATTTATTTAG
- a CDS encoding bifunctional enoyl-CoA hydratase/phosphate acetyltransferase has translation MFKNFKELIDRIRDLGKVKRVVLVGSEDIEGIKALKKAKSEGIADAILVGDREKTMEIQKQLGTEFPVIDAGNPAEASEKGVKLISSGEADILMKGLVKTAVLLKAVLNKEWGLRNGKLLSHIAAMDIPTMDKLVFVSDGGMVIKPDLQQKAAIIENAVNFMHQLGYEKPRVALITAVEVVNPDMPETIDAAVLAKMAERKQLPSCYLDGPLGIDNALNEYAAKVKKVSGEVAGKADLLIVPDIHSGNFLGKSAVYLAGGTIAGLILGASAPIVIVSRADTENSKLASIALSVLGSTN, from the coding sequence TTGTTCAAGAATTTCAAAGAACTCATCGACAGGATTCGCGATCTGGGAAAAGTAAAAAGGGTCGTACTTGTCGGCTCGGAAGATATTGAAGGCATAAAAGCCCTAAAAAAGGCTAAATCCGAAGGAATTGCCGATGCGATTCTTGTTGGAGACAGGGAAAAAACCATGGAAATTCAGAAACAACTGGGAACCGAATTCCCCGTTATAGATGCTGGAAACCCTGCTGAAGCCTCCGAAAAAGGAGTCAAGCTTATTTCCAGTGGCGAAGCAGATATTTTGATGAAAGGTTTAGTAAAAACGGCTGTTCTTTTAAAAGCTGTGCTTAATAAAGAGTGGGGGTTAAGAAACGGGAAATTGCTGAGTCATATTGCGGCAATGGATATCCCTACAATGGATAAACTGGTTTTTGTATCCGATGGCGGGATGGTTATAAAACCTGATCTTCAGCAAAAAGCTGCAATAATAGAAAATGCGGTGAACTTCATGCATCAACTTGGTTATGAAAAACCCCGGGTTGCCCTCATTACAGCAGTGGAGGTAGTGAACCCTGATATGCCTGAAACAATTGATGCAGCGGTATTAGCTAAAATGGCAGAGAGAAAGCAACTGCCTTCATGTTATCTTGATGGTCCTTTGGGTATAGATAACGCTTTGAATGAATACGCCGCAAAGGTAAAAAAAGTTTCAGGTGAAGTTGCCGGGAAAGCTGATCTTCTTATTGTCCCTGATATTCACTCAGGAAATTTCCTTGGAAAATCTGCTGTGTATCTCGCTGGTGGAACTATCGCTGGCTTGATTTTAGGTGCGAGTGCCCCCATAGTCATTGTATCCAGAGCCGACACCGAGAATTCAAAACTCGCTTCAATTGCCCTTTCAGTACTTGGAAGTACTAATTAA
- a CDS encoding TIGR04013 family B12-binding domain/radical SAM domain-containing protein has translation MNLAFFRTKGNRYSIAALLGALEDLETKLAIIDKPEKLFELPDNFYIALSFMSSEAPDQINLAKELIRKEYRVIAGGSHASARPLKLLKYGFYAVFTGEAEETLRSFIKEPRPGLWRPSSPIILDNFPPFSLKYKAFSPIEITRGCPFRCAYCQTPRLFGNKVRHRSLEKILEFARKSVAHGRKVARFISPNAFGYGSNNGISPNPDAIEKLLKGIREAGMREVYFGSFPSDVRPESVTEEVLDLVKAYCNNKTIVIGLQSGSERVLSLLRRGHSIEKALYAIELISKKGFVPYVDMIFGFPFETEEDVQKSLELSLFMHEKFGAVIHAHTFMPLPGTPFENLTAHISPGTLKLLGRFSSKGIIKGQWQKQVDISAEISSLEE, from the coding sequence TTGAACCTGGCTTTTTTTAGAACCAAAGGCAACCGATATAGTATAGCTGCTTTATTGGGGGCATTAGAGGACCTTGAAACGAAGCTGGCTATAATTGACAAACCCGAAAAACTTTTCGAGCTTCCTGATAACTTTTACATAGCTTTGTCTTTTATGAGTTCGGAAGCTCCAGATCAGATTAATCTGGCAAAAGAACTAATCAGAAAAGAGTATAGAGTAATTGCAGGCGGTTCACACGCTTCGGCGCGCCCTTTGAAGTTGTTAAAGTACGGTTTTTACGCTGTATTTACTGGAGAAGCGGAAGAAACCTTGCGAAGTTTTATAAAGGAACCTCGGCCAGGGCTCTGGAGACCTTCCAGTCCCATTATCCTGGACAATTTTCCGCCATTTTCATTGAAATATAAAGCCTTTTCACCTATTGAGATAACGAGAGGTTGTCCCTTCAGGTGTGCCTATTGCCAAACTCCGAGGCTCTTCGGGAATAAAGTCAGGCATAGGAGTCTGGAAAAAATTCTTGAGTTTGCAAGGAAAAGCGTAGCACATGGGAGGAAAGTAGCACGCTTCATTTCCCCAAATGCTTTTGGTTATGGCTCGAATAACGGCATTTCTCCAAATCCGGATGCTATTGAAAAGCTGTTAAAAGGCATCAGAGAAGCGGGAATGAGAGAAGTTTATTTCGGTTCTTTTCCTTCTGATGTTAGACCGGAATCTGTAACTGAAGAAGTGCTTGATCTTGTAAAGGCATATTGCAACAACAAAACCATTGTAATTGGCCTTCAAAGCGGTAGCGAAAGGGTGCTAAGCCTTCTCAGAAGGGGGCACAGCATAGAAAAGGCTTTGTATGCTATTGAATTGATTTCCAAAAAGGGATTTGTGCCATATGTGGATATGATCTTTGGTTTTCCCTTTGAAACCGAAGAAGATGTTCAAAAATCATTGGAGCTATCATTATTCATGCATGAGAAGTTCGGTGCGGTAATACATGCTCATACTTTTATGCCTTTGCCCGGCACGCCTTTTGAAAACCTAACAGCACATATCTCGCCGGGCACTTTAAAATTGTTGGGCAGATTTTCATCGAAAGGTATAATCAAAGGACAATGGCAAAAACAGGTGGATATTTCTGCTGAAATCAGCAGTTTGGAGGAATGA
- a CDS encoding OsmC family protein, whose translation MEIKLKRIGNMAFHTKTPSGHDVHVDAGPEVGGNDSAPRPKELMLISLLGCTSMDVVSILNKMKVKDYDYEITAEGQIASEHPKVFTSIKLTYKFKGKNLPKEKIEKAVSLSQERYCFASAMLKKACSLSYEITYEEV comes from the coding sequence GTGGAAATAAAATTGAAGAGAATAGGAAATATGGCTTTTCATACAAAGACCCCTTCAGGACACGATGTACATGTTGATGCTGGTCCTGAGGTTGGTGGAAATGATTCTGCTCCGCGACCAAAGGAGTTAATGCTCATTTCATTACTTGGTTGCACTTCTATGGATGTTGTTTCCATACTCAACAAGATGAAAGTGAAGGATTACGACTATGAGATTACCGCTGAGGGGCAAATTGCCAGCGAGCACCCAAAGGTATTCACAAGCATAAAGCTTACTTACAAGTTCAAAGGCAAAAACCTCCCCAAAGAAAAAATCGAAAAGGCTGTTAGTCTTTCACAGGAAAGATATTGCTTTGCATCAGCGATGTTGAAAAAAGCTTGCAGTTTGAGTTATGAAATAACATATGAGGAGGTTTAG
- the rplT gene encoding 50S ribosomal protein L20: MRVKGGVNSKKKKRKYLKAAKGYRGALSRRYRLAKQYYIRSGVFAYFGRKQKKRDYRKLWITRINAGARMEGLKYSELIHGLKLAGISVNRKILAELAVMDFEAFKEYVKIAKEALNKA, from the coding sequence ATGCGCGTCAAAGGTGGAGTTAATTCAAAAAAGAAGAAAAGAAAATATTTGAAGGCAGCGAAAGGTTATAGAGGTGCTTTAAGCAGACGTTATCGACTCGCAAAGCAATATTATATTCGTTCCGGGGTTTTCGCATATTTTGGAAGAAAACAGAAGAAAAGAGATTACAGGAAACTCTGGATCACAAGAATAAATGCTGGAGCAAGAATGGAAGGTCTGAAATACAGCGAGCTCATACATGGCTTGAAACTGGCCGGCATTTCAGTAAATAGAAAGATACTTGCTGAACTGGCAGTGATGGATTTTGAAGCGTTCAAAGAATATGTGAAAATTGCAAAAGAAGCACTAAACAAGGCTTAA
- the thiS gene encoding sulfur carrier protein ThiS has product MKVFLDDKEFSFNKPISVKRLLESLNLNPESHIVLVNGAIKTPDSKISEDANVRIVRAVSGG; this is encoded by the coding sequence TTGAAAGTTTTTCTTGATGATAAAGAGTTCAGTTTTAACAAACCAATCAGCGTAAAAAGATTGCTGGAGAGTTTGAATCTGAATCCCGAATCGCATATAGTTCTTGTAAACGGTGCAATAAAAACACCGGATTCAAAAATTTCTGAAGATGCCAATGTCAGGATTGTGAGAGCAGTCTCTGGAGGCTGA
- the thiI gene encoding tRNA uracil 4-sulfurtransferase ThiI, producing the protein MKLAIIRYGEIGLKGRNRKYFELALERNIRNQLPGVRTRTTGSRVYIETGNYVLEDVKRVLDKTFGVQNYSIGTLVGFELDDILSTCLELAETEVNKGKRSFKVETKRAYKKFPLRSMQLSAFLGEKVLERFPELHVDVHNPEFTIGVEIRNRGTLLFSNKFQGSGGMPVGVSGKGLLLLSGGIDSPVAGWYMLKRGIDLHAIHFASPPYTGEKALEKVIDLARLLSMYNGGRELLLYNVAFTKTQLSIHRSVQERYSLIIQRRAMMKIATEIAEREGYKAIVTGENVGQVASQTLENMIAISSATDKLVLRPLVGFDKIDTVEMAKKIGSFEISTRPYEDCCTVFVPKEPATKARVVDILRAEKDIDFSQLISEAIDETKLYRIKLGQVIKVESLEMDN; encoded by the coding sequence ATGAAATTAGCTATTATCAGGTATGGCGAAATAGGCTTAAAGGGAAGAAACAGAAAATATTTTGAACTAGCTCTTGAACGGAATATACGTAATCAGCTTCCAGGAGTTAGAACGCGAACAACAGGAAGCAGGGTTTATATAGAAACGGGCAACTATGTGCTTGAAGATGTAAAAAGAGTTCTCGACAAAACCTTTGGTGTGCAAAATTATAGCATTGGAACATTGGTAGGTTTTGAGCTTGATGATATTCTATCAACCTGTCTTGAACTTGCAGAAACTGAGGTGAATAAAGGTAAAAGAAGCTTCAAGGTTGAAACAAAGCGAGCCTATAAAAAATTTCCTTTACGAAGCATGCAATTGAGCGCTTTTCTTGGTGAAAAGGTTTTAGAACGCTTTCCTGAACTTCATGTGGACGTCCATAATCCGGAATTCACAATTGGCGTTGAGATAAGAAATCGCGGCACATTGCTATTCAGCAACAAATTTCAAGGATCCGGGGGAATGCCGGTTGGTGTCAGCGGAAAGGGATTGCTTCTATTATCCGGGGGGATAGATAGCCCCGTTGCGGGTTGGTATATGCTGAAAAGAGGAATAGACCTTCACGCAATTCACTTTGCGAGCCCTCCTTATACAGGCGAGAAAGCACTTGAAAAGGTCATTGACCTTGCTCGATTATTGTCAATGTATAATGGAGGCAGAGAGCTTTTGCTTTATAATGTAGCTTTTACGAAGACCCAACTTTCAATACATCGTTCTGTACAGGAACGATACAGTTTAATAATTCAGAGAAGGGCTATGATGAAAATTGCTACTGAAATCGCTGAAAGAGAGGGCTATAAAGCGATAGTTACCGGTGAGAATGTCGGTCAAGTAGCAAGCCAGACACTTGAGAACATGATAGCGATATCAAGCGCTACCGATAAACTGGTTTTAAGGCCTTTGGTAGGATTTGATAAAATAGATACCGTTGAAATGGCGAAAAAGATAGGAAGCTTTGAAATCTCCACAAGACCTTATGAAGATTGTTGTACAGTTTTTGTACCAAAAGAGCCTGCGACCAAGGCAAGAGTGGTGGATATTTTGCGAGCAGAAAAAGATATTGATTTTTCTCAATTGATTTCTGAAGCCATTGACGAAACAAAGCTTTACAGAATAAAGCTCGGGCAGGTGATAAAGGTTGAGAGCCTTGAAATGGATAACTGA
- a CDS encoding carbon-nitrogen hydrolase family protein translates to MPKKKSEIKIGAVQLSLSIDNPGENLERSITYIELLLEKEVDLVLLPEMFNTGYGTSKEILDNAMEIYDETIESLSAIADFNDVTIVGGIPRKIGNTFYNSTVVLLPYTDPIFYDKTHLFRSEKEVFKPGNSFLTFNYMGVDFGIFMCYEVGFPEIARTLAKKGAQVFLAPFAFGKEREGIYEIATKARAIENGSFLITSNQIGKGKEMDFLGKSCIISPDGSLLADAGYAEGIIWSTLNLSEVKTYRYSEQGRSHGYFSNFREDLYE, encoded by the coding sequence ATGCCTAAGAAAAAGAGCGAAATAAAAATTGGAGCAGTTCAGCTTTCATTATCCATAGACAACCCTGGAGAAAACCTCGAGCGTAGCATTACATATATTGAATTGCTCCTGGAAAAAGAGGTAGATCTTGTTTTGCTTCCTGAGATGTTCAATACTGGTTATGGAACATCAAAGGAAATACTCGATAATGCAATGGAAATCTATGATGAAACAATTGAAAGCCTTTCCGCTATCGCGGATTTTAACGATGTGACGATTGTGGGAGGGATTCCCAGAAAAATTGGTAATACCTTTTACAACAGCACCGTTGTCCTGTTACCTTATACAGACCCGATATTTTACGATAAAACACATCTTTTCAGGAGTGAGAAGGAAGTTTTCAAGCCGGGCAATTCATTTCTGACTTTCAATTATATGGGAGTGGATTTTGGCATATTCATGTGTTACGAAGTAGGATTTCCTGAAATAGCGAGAACCCTTGCTAAAAAAGGGGCACAGGTTTTCCTTGCTCCCTTTGCTTTTGGCAAAGAACGGGAAGGGATTTATGAGATAGCCACCAAGGCAAGGGCAATAGAAAACGGTTCTTTTCTTATAACTTCTAACCAAATCGGAAAAGGAAAAGAGATGGACTTTCTGGGAAAGAGCTGTATAATTTCGCCTGATGGCTCTTTGTTAGCGGATGCAGGATATGCCGAGGGGATAATCTGGTCGACTTTAAATCTTTCTGAAGTAAAGACTTACAGGTATTCAGAACAAGGCAGGTCTCATGGATATTTCTCAAACTTCAGGGAAGATTTATATGAATAA
- a CDS encoding tetratricopeptide repeat protein → MKKIIVVFLFTVIFVSIFAIDYETLYPQFAEIRSLQKKPDLVRLMSTLENAPETQEDVKLLTLLADCYREYANWATEIDKEQYYKKSRETAENAIKLDPNYGYAYYVAGAAIGQLAQYVGIIKSLFMLGDFDKYIDKAMELLPDNHFPFYAKALRYRDTPWPFKDFKKSEELFMKSINLDPSYLDTYYDLAILYDMWGKEDLATEYCQKVLEMPEDEDYVVISKEAKEKAEAWLKEKGKLE, encoded by the coding sequence ATGAAAAAAATTATTGTGGTGTTTCTCTTTACAGTAATATTTGTAAGCATCTTCGCGATTGATTACGAAACCCTTTACCCGCAATTTGCTGAAATAAGATCACTTCAGAAAAAGCCCGATCTTGTTAGGTTGATGAGCACTCTGGAAAATGCTCCAGAAACACAGGAGGATGTAAAACTGCTCACCTTGCTCGCTGACTGTTACAGAGAATATGCAAATTGGGCAACCGAAATTGATAAAGAACAGTATTATAAGAAATCCCGTGAAACCGCTGAAAATGCCATTAAGCTTGACCCAAACTACGGTTATGCCTATTATGTTGCCGGAGCTGCTATAGGACAACTTGCCCAATATGTGGGAATAATTAAATCACTCTTTATGCTTGGTGACTTTGACAAGTACATTGACAAAGCTATGGAATTGCTTCCGGATAATCACTTCCCTTTCTATGCAAAGGCTCTAAGATATCGTGACACCCCCTGGCCTTTCAAAGATTTCAAAAAATCAGAGGAGCTTTTCATGAAATCGATAAATTTAGATCCTTCATACCTCGATACATATTACGACCTTGCAATACTATATGATATGTGGGGAAAGGAAGATCTGGCAACTGAATACTGTCAAAAAGTTTTAGAGATGCCCGAAGACGAGGATTACGTTGTCATCAGTAAAGAAGCAAAGGAAAAAGCAGAAGCATGGCTGAAGGAGAAAGGAAAGCTGGAATAA
- a CDS encoding lysophospholipid acyltransferase family protein encodes MRALKWITEIPYILLTLWLFIAFVCYVIIYGSFVLLAGWIIEKIASKEKGRKFVEREVARFGRNAFRVIGARVKAYGRDKVPQKGPMVIISNHQSTFDIPLIAGYVSGGISFIAKAEIAKIPAVAQFVKRLDGVFIERGNKLQTAGVIRNIIRVLKNGGTIMLFPEGTRSTDGKLKSFKKGSLAIPYRMKVPIIPVALDGTKDIMVKGKLLVKPAKVKLKVMDPVDPDEFESEEDLEKYLHTLIAKALTELRETV; translated from the coding sequence TTGAGAGCCTTGAAATGGATAACTGAAATTCCCTACATATTGTTAACATTATGGCTTTTTATAGCTTTTGTTTGCTATGTGATTATTTACGGTTCCTTCGTTTTGTTAGCTGGCTGGATTATCGAAAAGATAGCAAGCAAAGAAAAAGGGAGGAAATTTGTTGAAAGAGAAGTTGCGAGGTTTGGGAGGAATGCTTTCAGGGTAATTGGTGCACGGGTTAAAGCATATGGCAGAGATAAAGTTCCGCAAAAAGGGCCAATGGTTATTATTTCAAATCACCAGAGCACTTTTGATATTCCCCTTATAGCTGGTTATGTTAGTGGCGGAATATCCTTTATTGCCAAGGCTGAAATTGCAAAAATCCCTGCAGTAGCGCAGTTTGTAAAGAGGTTAGACGGGGTCTTTATCGAACGTGGAAACAAATTGCAAACTGCCGGGGTAATTCGTAATATTATTAGAGTTCTAAAAAATGGTGGGACGATAATGTTATTTCCCGAGGGAACTCGAAGTACTGATGGAAAATTGAAGAGTTTCAAAAAGGGTAGCCTTGCTATACCATATAGAATGAAAGTACCTATCATACCTGTCGCATTGGACGGCACAAAGGATATAATGGTAAAAGGGAAACTTTTGGTGAAACCGGCAAAGGTGAAATTGAAAGTTATGGACCCGGTAGATCCCGATGAATTTGAATCTGAAGAGGACCTCGAAAAGTATCTTCATACGTTGATTGCAAAAGCTCTTACGGAACTCCGGGAAACGGTTTAG
- a CDS encoding polyprenyl synthetase family protein: MPPLLLEEFRITFDEYLERRLRSITLKQALGDLVGYTPRSGGKRLRPYIIYLFSNILEIPEEVYLELGLAVELFHSGSLIQDDLPSLDNDNFRRGKPSLHRLCGDGPAMLVADYLMLYPGKIILTLPLSAEIKLNLLRLWHDTSLKVIEGEFLDINTRVKSVEEVERIHYLKTAAFFGFCFSSPFICAGKQTEAVEMEKAGIDFGMAFQIFDDIKDKYGKSEILGKTPGKDEIQNRPNILRYMEMERAKKTAEKFYSKALERIKQDEIKQILDRLRKLVQER; the protein is encoded by the coding sequence ATGCCCCCACTTTTACTGGAGGAATTTAGAATTACCTTCGATGAATATCTTGAAAGAAGACTAAGGTCCATTACCTTAAAGCAAGCACTGGGTGATCTGGTTGGTTATACACCACGCAGCGGTGGGAAAAGGTTGCGACCCTACATTATTTACTTGTTTTCGAACATTCTTGAAATTCCAGAAGAGGTATATTTGGAATTAGGGCTTGCAGTGGAGTTGTTCCACAGCGGGAGCCTCATTCAAGATGATTTGCCATCGCTTGATAACGATAATTTTAGAAGAGGGAAGCCCTCATTGCACAGATTGTGCGGAGATGGCCCTGCAATGCTGGTTGCGGATTATTTGATGCTATATCCCGGGAAGATAATCCTGACCCTTCCTCTATCTGCCGAAATTAAATTGAACCTGTTAAGGCTCTGGCATGACACGAGCTTGAAAGTGATTGAAGGCGAATTCTTAGATATCAATACCAGAGTAAAGAGCGTTGAAGAAGTTGAGAGGATTCACTATTTAAAAACTGCAGCATTCTTTGGCTTTTGTTTTTCATCGCCCTTTATTTGCGCCGGAAAGCAGACGGAAGCTGTTGAAATGGAGAAAGCGGGAATAGATTTTGGCATGGCATTCCAGATATTTGATGACATAAAGGACAAATATGGAAAATCCGAAATACTTGGCAAAACACCTGGTAAAGATGAAATACAGAATCGACCCAATATTTTAAGATACATGGAAATGGAAAGGGCGAAGAAAACAGCAGAAAAATTTTATTCAAAAGCGCTTGAGAGAATAAAACAGGATGAAATCAAGCAGATTCTGGACAGATTGCGCAAATTAGTACAGGAACGCTAA
- the infC gene encoding translation initiation factor IF-3 translates to MKNDDIRASKVRVVDEDGEQLGILPTDEAIKIAMEKNLDLVLVAPDSNPPVARIMDFGKYKYEKEKREREAKKRSKQTQLKQMKFRLRIDTHDFMTKVNRIREFLSKGSKVRVVIMFRGREMAFSDQGAQLLERVKLELEDISEVDRAPKMEGRDMWMILRPKSTQGGKSNGKG, encoded by the coding sequence ATCAAGAACGATGACATCAGGGCATCGAAGGTTCGTGTTGTTGATGAAGACGGTGAGCAGCTCGGAATTCTTCCCACTGATGAGGCAATCAAGATAGCCATGGAGAAAAACCTGGACTTGGTGCTGGTTGCGCCTGATTCGAATCCCCCTGTTGCAAGGATTATGGATTTTGGGAAGTATAAGTATGAAAAGGAAAAGAGGGAGAGAGAAGCCAAGAAACGGTCAAAGCAGACTCAACTCAAGCAGATGAAATTCCGGCTGCGAATTGATACTCATGATTTTATGACCAAAGTAAACAGGATAAGAGAGTTTCTATCCAAAGGAAGCAAGGTTCGTGTGGTTATTATGTTTAGAGGGCGAGAAATGGCTTTCAGCGATCAGGGCGCCCAACTTCTGGAAAGAGTAAAGCTCGAGCTTGAAGATATCTCTGAAGTAGACAGAGCTCCCAAAATGGAAGGCCGCGACATGTGGATGATACTCAGACCAAAATCAACCCAGGGAGGTAAATCAAATGGGAAAGGCTAA